One genomic segment of Suricata suricatta isolate VVHF042 chromosome 16, meerkat_22Aug2017_6uvM2_HiC, whole genome shotgun sequence includes these proteins:
- the GAPDHS gene encoding glyceraldehyde-3-phosphate dehydrogenase, testis-specific isoform X1 has protein sequence MSKRDIVLTNVTVVQLLRQPCPVTRPPPPPEPKIEPQPEPEPEPEPVKEEAPPPPPKKVPLVRKLTVGINGFGRIGRLVLRACVQKGVKVVAVNDPFIDPEYMVYMFKYDSTHGRYKGTVELRNGQLVIDNQEITVFQCKQPRDIPWKTVGSPFVVESTGVYLSLEEASNHIEAGAARVVICAPSPDAPMFVMGVNETSYNPGSMKIVSNASCTTNCLAPLAKVIHERFGIVEGLMTTIHSYTATQKTVDGPSKKAWRDGRGAHQNIIPASTGAAKAVGKVIPALKGKLTGMAFRVPTPDVSVVDLTCRLAQPTSYQAIKDAIKAAAKGPLAGILAYTEDEVVSTDFVSNTHSSIFDAKAGIALNDNFVKLISWYDNEYGYSNRVVDLLLYMFSRDGPVKQDDPSSAPLGFSA, from the exons TGACCAGACCACCACCCCCACCTGAGCCCAAGATTGAGCCCCAGCCTGAGccagagcctgagcctgagccagTCAAGGAGGAAGCGCCACCTCCTCCCCCTAAGAAGGTTCCTTTGGTCCGGAAGCTGACTGTGGGCATCAACGG ATTCGGACGCATCGGTCGCCTGGTGCTACGTGCCTGCGTGCAGAAGGGTGTTAAGGTGGTGGCAGTGAATGACCCATTCATTGACCCAGAGTATATG GTGTACATGTTTAAATACGACTCCACCCATGGCCGGTACAAGGGGACTGTGGAGTTGAGGAACGGACAGCTGGTCATAGACAACCAGGAGATCACCGTCTTCCAGTG CAAGCAGCCCAGAGACATCCCCTGGAAGACTGTTGGGAGCCCCTTTGTGGTGGAGTCCACGGGTGTGTACCTGTCCTTAGAGGAAGCTTCG AATCACATAGAGGCAGGTGCCGCGCGCGTGGTAATCTGCGCACCCTCACCGGACGCACCCATGTTTGTCATGGGGGTAAATGAGACCAGCTATAACCCTGGCTCCATGAAAATTGTCAG CAATGCATCCTGCACCACCAACTGCCTGGCCCCCCTTGCCAAGGTCATCCATGAGCGATTTGGGATCGTGGAAGGGCTGATg ACCACAATTCACTCCTACACTGCCACCCAGAAGACAGTGGATGGGCCGTCGAAGAAGGCCTGGAGAGATGGACGGGGCGCCCACCAGAACATCATCCCAGCCTCCACAGGGGCTGCCAAGGCCGTGGGCAAAGTCATCCCAGCCCTCAAAGG GAAGCTGACGGGAATGGCGTTCCGGGTGCCAACCCCAGACGTATCTGTTGTGGACCTGACCTGCCGCCTGGCCCAGCCTACCTCGTACCAGGCCATCAAGGATGCCATAAAAGCAGCAGCCAAGGGGCCCTTGGCTGGCATCCTTGCCTACACCGAGGATGAG GTTGTCTCCACGGACTTTGTGAGCAATACCCACTCGTCCATCTTCGATGCCAAAGCCGGCATCGCTCTGAACGACAACTTCGTGAAGCTCATTTCCTG GTACGACAACGAATATGGCTACAGTAACCGGGTGGTAGACCTGCTCCTCTACATGTTCAGCCGAGACGGCCCTGTGAAGCAGGAcgacccctcctctgctcccctgggCTTCAGCGCCTGA
- the GAPDHS gene encoding glyceraldehyde-3-phosphate dehydrogenase, testis-specific isoform X2: protein MPGFGRIGRLVLRACVQKGVKVVAVNDPFIDPEYMVYMFKYDSTHGRYKGTVELRNGQLVIDNQEITVFQCKQPRDIPWKTVGSPFVVESTGVYLSLEEASNHIEAGAARVVICAPSPDAPMFVMGVNETSYNPGSMKIVSNASCTTNCLAPLAKVIHERFGIVEGLMTTIHSYTATQKTVDGPSKKAWRDGRGAHQNIIPASTGAAKAVGKVIPALKGKLTGMAFRVPTPDVSVVDLTCRLAQPTSYQAIKDAIKAAAKGPLAGILAYTEDEVVSTDFVSNTHSSIFDAKAGIALNDNFVKLISWYDNEYGYSNRVVDLLLYMFSRDGPVKQDDPSSAPLGFSA from the exons ATTCGGACGCATCGGTCGCCTGGTGCTACGTGCCTGCGTGCAGAAGGGTGTTAAGGTGGTGGCAGTGAATGACCCATTCATTGACCCAGAGTATATG GTGTACATGTTTAAATACGACTCCACCCATGGCCGGTACAAGGGGACTGTGGAGTTGAGGAACGGACAGCTGGTCATAGACAACCAGGAGATCACCGTCTTCCAGTG CAAGCAGCCCAGAGACATCCCCTGGAAGACTGTTGGGAGCCCCTTTGTGGTGGAGTCCACGGGTGTGTACCTGTCCTTAGAGGAAGCTTCG AATCACATAGAGGCAGGTGCCGCGCGCGTGGTAATCTGCGCACCCTCACCGGACGCACCCATGTTTGTCATGGGGGTAAATGAGACCAGCTATAACCCTGGCTCCATGAAAATTGTCAG CAATGCATCCTGCACCACCAACTGCCTGGCCCCCCTTGCCAAGGTCATCCATGAGCGATTTGGGATCGTGGAAGGGCTGATg ACCACAATTCACTCCTACACTGCCACCCAGAAGACAGTGGATGGGCCGTCGAAGAAGGCCTGGAGAGATGGACGGGGCGCCCACCAGAACATCATCCCAGCCTCCACAGGGGCTGCCAAGGCCGTGGGCAAAGTCATCCCAGCCCTCAAAGG GAAGCTGACGGGAATGGCGTTCCGGGTGCCAACCCCAGACGTATCTGTTGTGGACCTGACCTGCCGCCTGGCCCAGCCTACCTCGTACCAGGCCATCAAGGATGCCATAAAAGCAGCAGCCAAGGGGCCCTTGGCTGGCATCCTTGCCTACACCGAGGATGAG GTTGTCTCCACGGACTTTGTGAGCAATACCCACTCGTCCATCTTCGATGCCAAAGCCGGCATCGCTCTGAACGACAACTTCGTGAAGCTCATTTCCTG GTACGACAACGAATATGGCTACAGTAACCGGGTGGTAGACCTGCTCCTCTACATGTTCAGCCGAGACGGCCCTGTGAAGCAGGAcgacccctcctctgctcccctgggCTTCAGCGCCTGA